Proteins from a genomic interval of Methanoplanus endosymbiosus:
- a CDS encoding Nif11-like leader peptide family natural product precursor produces MSLESAEKFVKKIQTDKDFCEKIQKEDSETRHKILREAGFDFTREELDKAMEQLSDEELKAVTGGGAGSDCRRFLPEHAFWA; encoded by the coding sequence ATGTCACTTGAAAGTGCAGAAAAATTTGTAAAGAAGATACAGACCGATAAGGACTTCTGTGAGAAAATTCAGAAGGAAGACTCAGAGACCAGGCATAAAATCCTCAGGGAAGCCGGGTTTGATTTCACCAGAGAAGAGCTGGATAAGGCAATGGAGCAGCTCTCAGATGAAGAACTTAAGGCTGTTACGGGTGGAGGAGCCGGTTCAGACTGTCGTAGATTCCTTCCCGAGCATGCATTTTGGGCGTGA
- a CDS encoding Nif11-like leader peptide family natural product precursor, with product MSLESAEKFVKKMQTDKDFCEKIQKEDSETRHKILREAGFDFTREEMDKAMEQLSDEELKAVTGGSVPDCFAHCHNYW from the coding sequence ATGTCACTTGAAAGTGCAGAAAAATTTGTAAAGAAGATGCAGACCGATAAGGACTTCTGTGAGAAAATTCAGAAGGAAGACTCAGAGACCAGGCATAAAATCCTCAGGGAAGCCGGGTTTGATTTCACCAGAGAAGAGATGGATAAGGCAATGGAACAGCTCTCAGACGAAGAACTTAAGGCTGTTACGGGTGGGAGCGTTCCTGACTGCTTTGCACATTGCCATAATTACTGGTGA
- a CDS encoding Nif11-like leader peptide family natural product precursor, translated as MSLESAEKFVKKMQTDKDFCEKIQKEDSETRHKILREAGFDFTREEMDKAMEQLSDEELKAVTGGSDSGVADCYVHCHF; from the coding sequence ATGTCACTTGAAAGTGCGGAAAAATTTGTAAAGAAGATGCAGACAGATAAGGACTTCTGCGAGAAGATTCAGAAGGAAGACTCAGAAACCAGGCATAAAATTCTCAGGGAAGCCGGGTTTGATTTCACCAGAGAAGAGATGGATAAGGCAATGGAACAGCTCTCAGACGAAGAACTTAAGGCAGTTACAGGCGGGAGCGATTCGGGCGTTGCTGACTGCTATGTCCATTGTCATTTTTAG
- a CDS encoding IS701 family transposase, with the protein MTKRIRTFRSNLGQLPKSEVFIDFFKTKTNNLFPIGIDCIKGLFTIESRANLTKISDCTSERDNQAFSHFLSNSPWDHSKITQWIYSNVNDFVGKNGALVIDEKGSKKKGKHSVGVKRQYSGNVGKVDNCQVGVYSCYVKAAKRIILDFRLYLPKEWCDDSERCDRAGVPQEYRVFKTKGELCLELIVRAIEEGIKFSYVCMDGFYGGIPQLLTKLEEMGITYMASVKSANRVYLEEPKYGIPPRRGKRGRIPTRVRVLNGTPVYISKIAKLANDWEKIKVRDSTKGPLEAEFIVRKVWRIDSKENRPLPVLLLIRRELDENNKIVHKYSFCNDITINSLKKLAEMQASRYWIERSFQDAVDLAKMDDYQVRGWRGWHHHIALVILAMFYLWLDFKNLASKTEFELTIYHMKLIIRCKYPLNPITSEKVAHIIVRNCINQERTKLSKSKKKCPKNVS; encoded by the coding sequence TTGACAAAAAGGATTCGTACTTTTCGATCAAACTTGGGACAGTTACCTAAATCAGAGGTTTTTATTGACTTTTTTAAAACAAAGACTAATAATCTATTTCCAATTGGTATAGACTGTATTAAAGGTCTTTTTACAATTGAAAGTAGAGCTAACCTTACAAAGATCTCTGATTGTACAAGCGAAAGAGATAATCAGGCCTTTTCTCATTTTCTCTCAAATTCGCCGTGGGATCATTCTAAGATAACACAGTGGATTTATTCAAATGTTAATGATTTTGTTGGGAAAAACGGTGCATTAGTCATTGATGAGAAAGGTTCAAAAAAGAAAGGAAAACATTCAGTTGGGGTGAAAAGGCAATATTCCGGAAATGTGGGAAAAGTTGACAACTGTCAGGTAGGAGTCTATTCATGCTATGTAAAGGCAGCAAAAAGAATAATTCTTGATTTTAGGCTTTATCTCCCTAAAGAATGGTGCGATGACTCTGAAAGATGTGATAGAGCAGGAGTTCCCCAGGAATACAGAGTCTTTAAAACTAAAGGAGAATTGTGCCTTGAATTGATAGTTCGGGCAATAGAGGAGGGCATTAAATTTAGTTATGTTTGTATGGATGGATTCTACGGGGGTATTCCACAGTTGCTGACGAAACTTGAAGAGATGGGAATAACATATATGGCCTCAGTTAAGTCAGCAAATCGAGTTTATCTGGAAGAGCCAAAATATGGAATTCCACCAAGGAGAGGCAAAAGAGGAAGGATACCAACCAGAGTAAGAGTTCTAAACGGTACACCAGTCTATATTTCAAAAATTGCGAAATTGGCCAATGATTGGGAAAAAATCAAGGTCAGAGACTCTACGAAAGGTCCACTGGAAGCAGAATTTATTGTCAGAAAAGTTTGGAGGATAGATAGTAAAGAAAACAGACCACTTCCAGTTCTGCTTCTTATTCGTAGAGAGTTGGATGAAAATAACAAAATAGTGCACAAATATTCATTTTGTAATGATATTACTATCAATTCTCTGAAGAAATTAGCAGAGATGCAGGCTTCAAGGTACTGGATTGAGCGCTCTTTCCAGGATGCTGTGGATCTTGCAAAAATGGATGATTATCAGGTTAGAGGATGGAGAGGATGGCATCACCATATAGCACTTGTAATTCTTGCTATGTTCTATTTATGGCTTGATTTCAAAAATTTGGCAAGTAAGACAGAATTCGAACTTACAATTTATCATATGAAGCTCATAATACGATGTAAATATCCTTTGAATCCTATTACGAGTGAAAAAGTTGCCCATATTATAGTGCGGAATTGCATAAACCAAGAGAGAACAAAATTGTCGAAATCAAAGAAAAAGTGCCCAAAAAATGTAAGTTGA